In Skermanella sp. TT6, a genomic segment contains:
- the tnpA gene encoding IS66 family insertion sequence element accessory protein TnpA, with amino-acid sequence MADGGVFEDRQQFWRDHVAGWKSSGLSLRLYSERHGLKAGTLGYWNSRLKAQAADALTSSAGSEATFLAVHVAEPAGSVSEPRDDRIELVLKGGSVLRVGRGFDAVTLNRLIDVVERRS; translated from the coding sequence ATGGCTGATGGCGGAGTTTTCGAAGACCGGCAGCAGTTCTGGCGGGATCACGTGGCGGGCTGGAAGAGCAGCGGCCTGTCGCTGCGGCTGTACAGCGAGCGTCATGGGCTGAAGGCGGGCACGCTGGGCTACTGGAACTCCCGGCTCAAGGCACAGGCCGCCGATGCCCTGACATCATCGGCCGGATCGGAGGCGACGTTTCTGGCGGTCCATGTCGCCGAACCGGCGGGGAGTGTTTCGGAACCGCGGGATGACCGGATCGAACTGGTACTGAAGGGGGGCAGCGTCCTCCGGGTTGGGCGCGGCTTCGACGCCGTGACCTTGAACCGGCTGATCGATGTCGTCGAGAGGCGGTCGTGA